The Octopus bimaculoides isolate UCB-OBI-ISO-001 unplaced genomic scaffold, ASM119413v2 Scaffold_156256, whole genome shotgun sequence nucleotide sequence AATGAATGTTTCTTTGGCCTGTAgaaatgtcaaaacagacaaaaacatcATACCactgatatctgtggaaaatcattctttgAGAATGATCATTTAaatctgcataaatatattcatacaagagataaaccatatcagtgtgatatatgcaataaatcattttctcataatCATACTTTAACggcacacaaacgcattcacacaggagagagaccataccAATGTAATACCTGCAGTAAATCATTTGCTACAGGAGGTAGCTTaaatactcacaaacgtattcataccggagagaaaccatatcactgtgatatctgtggtgtaTTTTTCTCT carries:
- the LOC128251481 gene encoding zinc finger protein 722-like; its protein translation is KCQNRQKHHTTDICGKSFFENDHLNLHKYIHTRDKPYQCDICNKSFSHNHTLTAHKRIHTGERPYQCNTCSKSFATGGSLNTHKRIHTGEKPYHCDICGVFFSVNSHLTKHKRVHTGEKPYQCDICGKSFSAKNSLTSHKRIHTGEKPYHCDICDK